A single bacterium DNA region contains:
- a CDS encoding cytochrome c biogenesis protein CcdA codes for MLEELFTALSHAVEGSAALALTAAFVWGVLSILLSPCHLASIPLIVGFIDQQGRMTTRRAFTLSLLFAVGILITIGVIGGITAAAGRMMGDVGRWGNYAVAAIFFVVGLYLLDAIRLPLPGAAQPGMKRKGMLAALILGLVFGIALGPCTFAYMAPMLAVSFKLASTNLTYGLLLLVFYGVGHCAVIVLAGTFTGVVQHYLDWNEKSKGAVILKKVCGALVLAGGLYLIYTAP; via the coding sequence ATGCTTGAAGAATTATTTACTGCCTTGTCACATGCCGTTGAAGGCTCGGCGGCATTGGCGTTAACCGCCGCTTTTGTCTGGGGCGTGCTCAGTATTTTGCTCAGTCCCTGCCATCTGGCGAGCATCCCTTTGATTGTCGGGTTTATTGACCAGCAGGGGCGGATGACGACCCGTCGGGCGTTCACCCTTTCCTTGCTGTTCGCGGTTGGGATTCTGATCACCATCGGCGTGATCGGGGGCATTACGGCAGCGGCCGGCCGGATGATGGGGGATGTGGGGCGCTGGGGAAACTACGCCGTCGCCGCCATCTTTTTTGTCGTCGGCCTTTACCTGTTGGATGCCATCCGACTTCCCCTGCCGGGGGCGGCTCAGCCAGGGATGAAGCGCAAGGGCATGCTGGCGGCGCTCATTTTAGGTCTGGTATTCGGAATCGCGCTCGGTCCCTGTACGTTTGCGTATATGGCGCCGATGCTAGCCGTGTCGTTCAAGTTGGCTTCGACGAATCTGACGTATGGCCTCCTCTTACTCGTGTTCTACGGTGTGGGCCACTGTGCCGTGATCGTGCTGGCCGGTACGTTTACCGGGGTGGTTCAGCATTACCTGGATTGGAATGAGAAGTCGAAGGGTGCGGTGATTTTGAAAAAGGTATGTGGGGCTCTGGTTCTTGCAGGGGGTCTGTATCTGATTTATACGGCTCCGTGA
- a CDS encoding class II aldolase/adducin family protein: MTTEPKEGYYKFSPRFVDSAVFTPSVLAELNRWRERLFSLQLIGMYQAGDLKGVGYGNLSVRTPGGFVITATRTGGLEHLGPQHYTEIVRVDIDRNAVEFRAESPLTTPSAECMTHAAFYQADPAVGAVIHVHHLDFWKHLLHTVPTTAVEVAYGTPGMAREILRLYRETDLPHRKLAAMAGHEEGIIAFGSDLDEAGTVLLAAWGGSAGSGQ; this comes from the coding sequence ATGACTACAGAGCCCAAGGAGGGGTATTATAAGTTTTCGCCCAGATTCGTGGATTCGGCGGTTTTTACGCCTTCCGTTCTGGCGGAACTCAATCGCTGGCGGGAACGGCTTTTTTCGCTCCAATTGATCGGGATGTATCAGGCGGGTGATCTCAAAGGGGTCGGATATGGCAACCTCAGTGTGCGGACTCCCGGCGGGTTTGTAATTACGGCCACCCGAACGGGTGGGTTGGAACATCTTGGACCGCAACATTATACGGAGATCGTGCGCGTTGATATTGATCGCAATGCCGTTGAATTCCGCGCGGAATCACCACTCACCACGCCGTCGGCCGAATGCATGACCCACGCGGCGTTTTATCAGGCGGATCCGGCGGTCGGGGCGGTGATACATGTCCATCATCTCGACTTCTGGAAACACCTTCTGCATACCGTGCCGACGACCGCGGTGGAGGTCGCTTATGGAACCCCTGGAATGGCGCGTGAAATCCTCCGCCTCTATCGTGAAACCGATCTGCCCCACCGGAAACTGGCCGCCATGGCCGGCCATGAGGAGGGGATCATTGCGTTTGGCAGTGATCTGGACGAGGCCGGGACGGTTTTATTGGCGGCATGGGGCGGTTCAGCAGGCAGTGGGCAGTAA
- a CDS encoding SGNH/GDSL hydrolase family protein, with translation MNSVGNWIQKAGGSRWGRTLAWGLLVLSLVNGVILVLMAFHGGPLTHVIHATHHKPRIILVLVGWFGWFLLRYGVNYGRRQWLVFTGRLCLCAVSTGLAFLVAEVGLRVILKRTQESQSLDRLDAISAQLKEETISSSHPLAALVRRSANSKLIYELRPQLEREFGHQWVKVNRAGMRDIREYQEAKGTNGFRIVGLGDSGMFGWDVAENEPYMAVLGRNLNARSDGHVYETLNFGVPGYNTQLELEMLKCRALAYAPDIVVIGWCDNDFNYPFFVPQKCQWDRKDVSFLYYLIFNRKKFADIALTPLSDMRQFKEGEIPEHFRDGIDVSGVRQCFTEFVELSRTHHFRLLVFGPMQPEAVAICKEVGAPYYNTIEKIPETRYPPDYLVHFMHPAPAGHRVLAECMEQELRSRGWLPK, from the coding sequence ATGAATTCTGTTGGCAATTGGATACAAAAAGCGGGGGGATCCCGGTGGGGGCGGACTTTGGCTTGGGGGCTTCTGGTGCTGAGCCTGGTTAATGGGGTGATATTGGTGCTGATGGCCTTTCATGGAGGGCCTTTGACTCATGTGATCCATGCGACTCACCATAAACCCAGGATCATCCTGGTCTTGGTGGGTTGGTTTGGCTGGTTCTTGCTGCGCTATGGTGTGAATTACGGGCGACGACAGTGGTTGGTTTTTACCGGGCGGCTGTGTTTGTGCGCCGTGAGCACCGGGCTGGCGTTTCTGGTGGCGGAAGTCGGATTGAGAGTCATTCTCAAGCGAACTCAGGAAAGTCAGTCCTTGGACCGGTTGGATGCGATTTCTGCCCAGTTAAAGGAGGAGACCATTAGTAGTTCCCATCCCCTGGCGGCGCTCGTGCGTCGAAGTGCGAACTCGAAACTGATCTATGAATTAAGGCCGCAACTGGAGCGGGAGTTCGGACATCAATGGGTCAAGGTCAATCGTGCGGGGATGCGTGATATCCGTGAATATCAGGAAGCGAAGGGGACGAACGGCTTTCGTATTGTCGGGTTGGGTGACTCCGGTATGTTCGGGTGGGATGTGGCGGAGAATGAGCCCTATATGGCGGTTCTGGGGCGTAATCTGAATGCGAGAAGTGATGGGCATGTCTATGAAACCTTGAACTTCGGGGTGCCGGGCTACAATACCCAGCTTGAACTGGAAATGTTGAAATGTCGCGCCCTGGCATATGCGCCGGATATTGTGGTCATCGGGTGGTGCGATAATGATTTCAATTACCCCTTTTTCGTCCCGCAAAAATGTCAGTGGGACCGGAAAGACGTCTCTTTTCTCTACTACCTCATTTTCAACCGGAAAAAGTTTGCGGATATTGCCCTGACACCCCTGAGCGACATGCGGCAATTCAAGGAAGGGGAGATCCCTGAACATTTCAGGGATGGAATTGATGTGAGCGGGGTTAGGCAATGTTTTACTGAGTTTGTGGAGCTGAGCCGCACACACCATTTCAGGTTACTTGTTTTTGGTCCCATGCAACCCGAAGCGGTGGCCATCTGCAAAGAGGTGGGGGCCCCGTATTATAATACCATCGAGAAGATTCCTGAGACCCGGTATCCCCCGGACTATCTTGTCCATTTTATGCACCCGGCTCCGGCGGGACATCGGGTGTTAGCCGAATGCATGGAACAAGAACTGCGTTCGCGTGGCTGGCTGCCGAAATAA
- a CDS encoding efflux RND transporter periplasmic adaptor subunit — MNKENWKIISGLGALLTVLVITSGCGKEKDSEQASKEPAAVSEKEPSEAPPASLADRVAIKCEHGVPIYQCDECRYEAGVVKLASSLLKRADGGGLVGTQRVARTRVSAVLKTIGEVGLNENTAAHISPRIPGIIESVSADIGACVKAGDTLLTLASVELGKALAEYERNRTLSELSGKIFTRETKLRAQNVGSEQDMIAAQMTYEQHRTDLQASEQTLHVLGITEEDLVKMREPSHEVGAGRLSVRAPAAGTIIEKHAVTGEMVEPGKDLMLLSDLTTVWVWANVQSRDLAPLLAAKKQGTVGVEILVSAFPDRLFKGVLDYVGATMNEETRTVKVRATVENAGMELRPGMFCEAAISLGNGQQEEILAVPRTSVLSDEGKSFVFKHWKDDFFVRQDVRQGREFFGMVEISKGLQAGDTIATDGAFLLKSDVLREKMGAGCAD, encoded by the coding sequence ATGAATAAAGAAAATTGGAAGATCATAAGCGGGCTCGGTGCCCTGTTGACAGTTTTAGTGATAACAAGCGGATGCGGAAAAGAAAAAGACAGCGAACAGGCGTCGAAGGAACCAGCGGCGGTGAGTGAGAAAGAGCCTAGTGAGGCACCCCCTGCATCCTTGGCGGACCGGGTAGCGATAAAATGTGAACACGGTGTGCCGATCTATCAGTGTGATGAATGCCGGTATGAAGCCGGTGTCGTGAAACTGGCGTCCAGTCTCTTAAAGCGGGCAGACGGAGGGGGCTTAGTCGGCACGCAGAGAGTGGCAAGAACCCGGGTTTCAGCGGTGTTGAAAACAATCGGAGAAGTGGGGCTGAATGAGAATACAGCGGCGCATATAAGCCCCCGCATTCCCGGTATTATCGAGTCAGTGTCGGCGGATATCGGTGCGTGCGTCAAGGCGGGTGATACCTTGCTCACTCTGGCAAGCGTGGAACTGGGGAAAGCCCTGGCGGAATATGAGCGCAATCGAACGTTGAGCGAACTCTCTGGAAAGATTTTTACGCGAGAAACAAAACTCAGGGCGCAAAATGTGGGCTCAGAGCAGGATATGATTGCCGCGCAAATGACATATGAACAGCATAGGACGGATTTGCAAGCCTCTGAGCAGACCCTTCATGTGTTGGGCATAACAGAAGAAGATCTGGTTAAAATGCGGGAGCCTTCGCATGAGGTGGGCGCAGGTCGCCTTTCGGTTCGCGCACCGGCCGCAGGGACGATCATCGAGAAGCACGCCGTTACCGGCGAGATGGTCGAGCCTGGAAAAGACCTGATGTTGCTCTCCGATCTGACGACGGTATGGGTTTGGGCTAACGTGCAATCGCGAGATCTGGCTCCACTACTGGCGGCTAAGAAACAGGGAACCGTTGGGGTTGAGATTTTGGTGTCAGCTTTTCCAGACCGGCTTTTCAAAGGGGTTCTTGATTACGTGGGTGCGACGATGAACGAGGAAACCCGTACGGTGAAAGTACGCGCCACGGTGGAGAACGCCGGGATGGAACTGCGTCCGGGGATGTTCTGCGAAGCCGCGATCTCCCTTGGGAATGGTCAACAGGAAGAGATTTTGGCCGTGCCGCGAACCTCGGTGTTATCGGACGAGGGTAAGTCCTTTGTGTTTAAGCATTGGAAGGATGATTTTTTCGTCCGGCAGGACGTTCGGCAAGGGCGTGAATTTTTCGGCATGGTGGAAATCAGCAAAGGGTTGCAGGCCGGTGACACCATCGCTACTGACGGGGCCTTCCTGCTCAAGTCGGACGTGTTGCGGGAAAAGATGGGCGCGGGTTGCGCGGATTGA
- a CDS encoding thioredoxin family protein: MTTNEKKDEGSACGCRGGSCCRGSGKWIWIILAFAVAGVLVAKNSGKKQSLQVVPAMSQEKVLPLLVDLGAGKCIPCKMMAPILEDLKKTLVGKLEVQFIDVWQNPEAGKKYGINVIPTQIFYDAQGKELFRHEGFFGKEDILAKWKEFGVSLNL; the protein is encoded by the coding sequence ATGACGACGAACGAAAAGAAGGATGAGGGTTCGGCCTGTGGCTGTCGCGGCGGAAGTTGTTGTCGCGGATCGGGTAAATGGATCTGGATCATTTTGGCTTTTGCTGTGGCTGGAGTGCTGGTTGCCAAAAACTCCGGAAAGAAGCAGTCCTTGCAGGTCGTCCCCGCTATGAGTCAGGAGAAGGTGCTACCCCTCCTGGTTGATTTGGGTGCCGGGAAATGTATTCCCTGCAAGATGATGGCGCCGATCCTGGAAGATCTCAAGAAGACCCTCGTGGGAAAGCTGGAGGTTCAGTTTATTGACGTCTGGCAGAACCCGGAGGCGGGGAAGAAGTACGGGATCAATGTGATCCCGACCCAAATCTTCTATGACGCGCAGGGCAAGGAACTCTTCCGGCACGAGGGGTTCTTCGGGAAGGAAGATATTTTGGCGAAGTGGAAGGAGTTTGGCGTTAGTTTGAATCTGTAA
- a CDS encoding permease, with translation MGILVLWGGVYWNLESVSAWLTYGVLGLPQGHPFSTAFQFFVFETPKVLMLLTLIVFVVGIIRSFFTPERTRRILAGKRESVGNVLAALLGIVTPFCSCSAVPLFIGFVTAGIPLGVTLSFLISAPMVNEIALVLLFGLFGWKVAAIYLGMGLTIAIVAGWVIGRLKMESHVEDWVYATGPTTGLEDEKLDIAARIRIGREAVRDIVGKVWLYVVIGIAVGAGIHGYVPANALASFMGKGAWWSVPLSVVIGVPMYSNAAGIIPIVQALLGKGAALGTVLAFMMAVIALSLPEAIILRKVLKPRLLAVFFGVVAIGIMLVGYLFNAIM, from the coding sequence ATGGGCATCCTCGTGCTGTGGGGGGGGGTGTACTGGAATCTGGAATCTGTTTCGGCCTGGTTGACCTATGGAGTGTTGGGCCTGCCGCAGGGGCATCCCTTCAGTACCGCCTTTCAGTTCTTTGTGTTTGAAACGCCCAAAGTGTTGATGCTGCTGACCCTGATTGTGTTTGTGGTGGGGATTATCCGCTCGTTTTTCACTCCGGAACGGACGCGCCGGATTCTGGCAGGCAAGCGTGAATCGGTGGGGAATGTCCTGGCGGCTTTGCTGGGAATTGTGACCCCGTTTTGTTCCTGCTCCGCCGTGCCGCTCTTTATCGGCTTTGTGACGGCCGGGATTCCACTGGGGGTGACCCTGTCATTTCTGATCTCAGCCCCCATGGTGAATGAAATCGCGCTGGTGCTGCTGTTCGGACTGTTCGGGTGGAAGGTGGCGGCCATCTATCTGGGGATGGGCTTGACCATCGCCATCGTCGCCGGCTGGGTCATCGGGCGATTGAAAATGGAGTCGCATGTTGAGGATTGGGTTTACGCAACCGGTCCAACGACAGGTCTGGAAGATGAAAAACTTGATATCGCCGCCCGGATCCGGATCGGCCGTGAGGCCGTGAGGGATATTGTCGGTAAGGTGTGGCTCTATGTGGTGATCGGCATTGCCGTGGGTGCGGGTATTCATGGGTATGTGCCGGCCAATGCCCTGGCGTCATTTATGGGTAAAGGGGCCTGGTGGAGCGTTCCGCTTTCGGTGGTCATTGGGGTGCCGATGTATTCCAACGCGGCGGGCATCATTCCCATTGTACAGGCCTTGCTCGGGAAAGGGGCGGCGCTGGGTACGGTCCTGGCGTTCATGATGGCGGTGATTGCGCTGTCCCTGCCAGAGGCGATCATCCTCCGAAAAGTGCTCAAACCCCGTTTGCTCGCCGTGTTTTTCGGCGTGGTCGCGATTGGGATTATGCTCGTCGGATATTTGTTTAATGCCATCATGTAA
- the rpsU gene encoding 30S ribosomal protein S21, protein MAQVKIRRGETVDKALRRLKKIMDKEGIMKEIRAHRYFEKPSEQKRRKAARARARAAYNIV, encoded by the coding sequence GTGGCTCAAGTCAAAATTAGACGCGGCGAAACCGTTGACAAAGCTCTGCGGCGCCTGAAGAAGATCATGGACAAGGAAGGCATCATGAAAGAAATCCGTGCCCATCGATACTTCGAGAAGCCCAGCGAGCAGAAACGCCGCAAGGCAGCCCGTGCCCGCGCTCGCGCGGCGTACAATATCGTTTGA
- a CDS encoding TIM barrel protein, with protein sequence MFNPMIFSLTTRWNARRHETGETMLEEILNLGFDHVELGFDLTPNLVPGVRQMVTAGRVKVDSLHAYCPLPPVPYPSPEPFTLSASDPAIRANALHYLENTIRFAAELGARVVVAHAGNVEMKMISPQLVELTTAGRQYDESYEKTRMQLILAREKAVTSQLPHLYAGIERLLPLLEETHCTLAFEILPTWEAIPTEVEMEQLLTHFNSPHLRCWLDMGHGQIRENLGLISHARWAKRLRPWLAGMHIHDVRPPATDHLMPPAGATKFELFKDVARDDIIRVLEPSPNVAAEDIVTGLSLIRAAWAQT encoded by the coding sequence TTGTTTAACCCCATGATCTTCAGCCTGACAACTCGTTGGAATGCCCGCCGGCATGAAACCGGCGAGACGATGCTTGAGGAAATTCTCAACCTCGGGTTCGATCATGTTGAACTGGGCTTTGATCTCACCCCCAATCTTGTCCCCGGCGTGCGCCAGATGGTGACCGCCGGCCGGGTCAAGGTCGACAGTCTCCACGCCTACTGCCCGCTCCCCCCGGTCCCCTACCCCTCACCGGAACCCTTTACCCTCTCAGCTTCTGATCCCGCGATCCGGGCCAATGCCCTGCATTATCTTGAAAACACCATCCGCTTTGCCGCCGAACTCGGAGCCCGGGTGGTGGTGGCCCATGCCGGTAATGTGGAGATGAAAATGATCTCCCCTCAGTTGGTGGAACTGACGACCGCCGGCCGTCAATACGACGAGAGTTACGAGAAAACCCGGATGCAGCTTATCCTGGCCCGGGAGAAGGCGGTGACGTCACAACTTCCCCATCTCTACGCCGGCATCGAACGCCTGCTCCCGCTGCTTGAAGAAACCCACTGCACTTTGGCCTTTGAGATTCTGCCCACCTGGGAGGCGATCCCCACCGAGGTTGAAATGGAGCAATTGCTCACTCACTTCAATTCCCCCCACCTCCGGTGCTGGCTCGATATGGGGCATGGTCAGATCAGGGAAAACCTCGGGCTGATCAGCCACGCCCGCTGGGCGAAGCGCTTGCGACCCTGGCTGGCCGGAATGCATATCCATGATGTCCGCCCCCCCGCCACCGACCACCTGATGCCACCGGCGGGGGCAACCAAATTCGAATTATTCAAAGACGTTGCCCGGGATGATATTATCCGCGTGCTGGAACCCTCCCCGAATGTCGCCGCTGAAGACATCGTGACGGGATTAAGCCTCATCCGGGCGGCATGGGCTCAGACGTGA
- a CDS encoding GDP-mannose 4,6-dehydratase: MNILVTGACGFVGRHLINELTTHGHQVTGLDIGSTPAWLTPNTYISGNITDSDGLDQIVAETKPEACIHLAGWAFVPSGTVSPAKILDVNLVGTTHVLEAFRKTVPSARILFISTSHVYGMRARSAPIQEDELLGPDTFYAISKAAADQICRLYAKQYGMHIIVARPHNHIGPGQSPQFSIASFAKQVAAIRDGAPASMRVGNLENRRDFTDVRDIVRAYRLLIEKGSAGKAYNIASGHEVRVGDVLTRLCELAGVSPVISRDPAFYRPADENPVLDTRRIRHDTGWAPVIPLDQTLGDILNQV, encoded by the coding sequence ATGAATATATTAGTAACAGGAGCCTGCGGATTTGTCGGCAGGCATTTGATCAACGAGTTAACCACCCATGGCCATCAGGTGACCGGGTTGGACATCGGGAGCACGCCGGCCTGGCTCACCCCCAACACGTACATTTCAGGCAACATCACGGATTCCGACGGACTGGACCAGATTGTGGCCGAGACCAAGCCCGAGGCCTGCATTCATCTGGCGGGTTGGGCCTTTGTTCCCTCCGGCACCGTTTCCCCGGCCAAAATTCTGGATGTCAATCTGGTAGGCACCACCCATGTACTCGAGGCATTCCGGAAAACGGTCCCCTCGGCCCGGATCCTTTTTATCTCCACCTCACACGTCTATGGTATGCGCGCCCGCTCTGCCCCGATTCAGGAAGACGAGTTACTCGGTCCGGACACGTTCTATGCCATTTCAAAAGCCGCGGCCGATCAGATCTGCCGCCTCTATGCCAAACAATACGGCATGCACATCATCGTGGCCCGCCCCCACAACCACATCGGCCCGGGGCAATCTCCTCAATTTTCAATTGCGTCGTTTGCCAAACAGGTCGCCGCCATCCGCGACGGGGCCCCCGCCTCCATGAGGGTCGGCAATCTGGAAAATCGCCGCGACTTCACCGATGTGCGTGACATTGTCCGCGCCTACCGTCTTCTGATTGAAAAGGGAAGCGCCGGCAAGGCCTACAATATCGCCTCCGGCCATGAAGTCAGGGTCGGCGATGTGCTTACCCGCCTCTGTGAACTCGCGGGAGTGAGTCCGGTCATCAGCCGGGACCCCGCCTTCTATCGCCCTGCTGACGAAAATCCTGTACTCGATACCCGGCGAATCCGCCACGATACCGGCTGGGCGCCCGTCATCCCGCTCGACCAGACGCTGGGAGATATCCTGAACCAGGTATGA
- a CDS encoding TolC family protein codes for MNRKRHGYHVVLRKLLVLALMGLGLTGYGQNDASPGVPESQTIRTQLPHEPDGVISLQSTLERALMQSPELMGSAYGVRAAEGATQQAGAWANPTFELTAEEFGGSGARKGYEAAQTTALLSQTLEWGGKRGSRRHVAQAEARLVGWDYEAKRLDVLISTKKAYVDVLLAQGQLSLAQSLLVLAEDVRLAAAKRVQSGKVPPLEETKAGVEVASALIARDRALRELDTARRRLASTWGANLPLFREAGGDLDAVKEVPSVEALAATLERTPEVARWKDEVALSRKSLAVAKSERISDISLNAGISRFEEDGSHAFTAGLSLPLPLFNRNAGGILAASHQATRVDYEQRAARLRVETDLVEAHNRLAMARAEAVTTKEELLPGAQQAFDTAKTGYQEGKLGYLEMLDTQRTLGEAKSRYLDVLAAYHKAAADLERLTGTPLNTIQ; via the coding sequence ATGAATCGGAAAAGGCATGGTTATCACGTCGTGTTGCGTAAACTGCTCGTATTGGCCCTGATGGGGCTGGGGCTAACCGGATATGGGCAGAATGACGCGAGCCCGGGTGTCCCGGAATCACAAACGATCCGCACCCAGTTGCCACACGAACCGGACGGAGTGATTTCACTTCAAAGCACCTTGGAGCGGGCCTTGATGCAGAGCCCTGAATTGATGGGATCGGCGTATGGCGTCCGGGCGGCAGAAGGGGCCACGCAGCAAGCGGGGGCCTGGGCGAATCCCACGTTTGAGCTCACCGCCGAGGAGTTTGGGGGATCGGGGGCACGCAAAGGATACGAGGCCGCGCAAACTACGGCCCTTCTGAGCCAGACCCTTGAATGGGGCGGAAAGCGGGGCAGCCGTCGGCATGTGGCTCAGGCGGAAGCGCGGTTGGTGGGATGGGATTACGAAGCAAAACGTCTGGATGTTCTCATCTCGACCAAGAAAGCCTATGTAGATGTCCTGTTGGCCCAGGGCCAACTATCGCTGGCGCAATCACTTCTGGTTCTGGCCGAAGATGTACGCTTGGCCGCAGCGAAACGGGTGCAGTCGGGGAAAGTCCCGCCACTTGAGGAAACCAAAGCAGGGGTCGAAGTGGCCTCCGCTCTCATTGCACGGGATCGGGCTCTAAGGGAGCTGGATACCGCACGCAGACGCCTCGCGTCCACATGGGGCGCGAACCTGCCCCTGTTCAGGGAGGCCGGAGGCGATTTAGATGCGGTCAAAGAGGTGCCCTCGGTTGAGGCTCTCGCTGCCACACTCGAACGTACACCGGAAGTGGCCCGCTGGAAGGATGAAGTGGCTTTAAGTCGGAAATCGTTGGCGGTGGCAAAGTCTGAACGTATTTCAGATATCAGCCTCAATGCCGGTATCAGCCGCTTCGAGGAGGATGGATCCCATGCCTTCACCGCCGGGCTGTCGCTGCCACTCCCGTTGTTCAATCGAAACGCCGGTGGCATTCTGGCGGCGTCACATCAGGCCACCCGCGTTGACTATGAACAACGCGCTGCCCGCTTGCGTGTGGAGACGGATCTGGTTGAAGCCCATAACCGACTCGCCATGGCGCGAGCCGAGGCGGTGACGACCAAGGAAGAATTACTTCCCGGTGCCCAACAAGCCTTCGATACGGCGAAAACAGGATATCAGGAGGGGAAATTAGGGTATTTGGAGATGTTGGACACCCAGCGGACTCTGGGTGAAGCAAAATCCCGCTATCTGGATGTGCTGGCAGCCTATCACAAGGCGGCGGCGGATCTGGAAAGATTGACCGGAACCCCACTCAATACCATTCAATAA
- a CDS encoding lysylphosphatidylglycerol synthase transmembrane domain-containing protein yields MSKATQTLSTLLKVGIAIAVLALIFKKMDMRQLQVTLHSSAGEWPWLLGGFLLCAPPIFLCMARWKMILDEQEMKLGWHRVNSIFFIGLFFNSFMIGPTGGDLVKAYYTARETNHKKTEAVSTIFIDRVIGLFVLALLVSVMILTRWDFFMTHPASRVYAWPALTACAILISGGVIAFTVHLFEAFPWIRRWSHIKLVGKVLETVERVYNAFYVCRANPRLLLRLALTSALIQLYFVVVAWYVGHALGIHVTFIDYLAFSPLVGLISAIPLTPGGTGIREFASIQLWSALGVANDKALLLTFIPYIFMLIWGLPGGLLFLRQGGKKPVDSEQ; encoded by the coding sequence ATGAGCAAAGCCACCCAAACGCTCTCCACCCTCCTGAAAGTCGGCATCGCCATCGCCGTCCTGGCCCTTATTTTCAAAAAGATGGATATGAGGCAACTGCAGGTGACCCTGCACTCCTCGGCCGGAGAATGGCCCTGGCTGCTGGGAGGGTTTTTACTTTGCGCCCCGCCCATTTTTCTCTGTATGGCCCGCTGGAAAATGATTCTTGACGAGCAGGAGATGAAACTGGGCTGGCACCGGGTAAACTCCATCTTTTTTATCGGGCTTTTCTTCAACTCGTTCATGATCGGCCCCACGGGCGGTGATCTGGTAAAGGCTTATTATACGGCCCGCGAGACCAACCATAAAAAGACGGAAGCGGTTTCGACCATCTTTATTGACCGGGTCATCGGCTTATTTGTTTTGGCCCTTCTCGTCAGCGTGATGATTCTGACCCGTTGGGATTTCTTTATGACCCACCCGGCCTCCCGGGTCTATGCCTGGCCGGCATTGACGGCCTGCGCCATCCTGATTAGCGGGGGTGTCATCGCGTTCACAGTTCATTTATTCGAGGCCTTCCCGTGGATCAGGCGTTGGAGTCATATCAAACTGGTCGGCAAGGTGTTAGAGACCGTTGAACGGGTATATAACGCCTTTTATGTATGCCGGGCCAACCCGCGCCTGTTACTGCGTCTGGCCCTCACCTCAGCGCTGATTCAACTCTACTTTGTGGTGGTGGCCTGGTACGTGGGCCATGCATTAGGCATCCATGTCACCTTTATTGATTACCTCGCCTTTTCACCCCTGGTCGGCTTGATCAGCGCCATTCCCCTGACTCCAGGCGGCACAGGGATCCGGGAGTTTGCCTCCATTCAGCTTTGGTCGGCATTGGGCGTTGCCAACGATAAAGCGCTCCTGCTCACCTTTATCCCCTACATTTTCATGCTGATATGGGGATTGCCGGGGGGCCTGCTTTTCCTGCGCCAGGGCGGGAAAAAGCCAGTAGACAGTGAGCAGTAA